From one Heterodontus francisci isolate sHetFra1 chromosome 17, sHetFra1.hap1, whole genome shotgun sequence genomic stretch:
- the vstm2b gene encoding V-set and transmembrane domain-containing protein 2B isoform X1, whose protein sequence is MENRGIANILYYLMLNAPLLLCVNAKFLEVPQDVIAKEGDDIEMSCAFRASGTTSYSLEIQWWYLKEAPRELAHELALGAQGSRAKVPLNKDATKISTVRVMGNDISHKLRLSGVKKEDEGIYECRVTDFIDDETQEHKAQATLRVTARYSPEMQAAEAVSHIQSNGPRRSSVRSTPVPGSDKRRVAEAGSGSEAGSSPIPASVSPPPGNAAMIGQHTSGGKPTQTLTSGFEPLSATHPFLFISLLILQRLCTY, encoded by the exons ATGGAAAATCGCGGGATCGCCAATATTCTCTATTACTTGATGCTAAATGCACCACTTTTGCTCTGTGTTAACG CAAAATTTCTCGAAGTCCCCCAGGATGTGATTGCTAAAGAAGGGGACGACATTGAGATGTCTTGTGCGTTCCGAGCCAGCGGGACCACCTCGTATTCCCTGGAGATCCAGTGGTGGTACCTGAAGGAAGCCCCCCGAGAGCTGGCACACGAGCTGGCACTGGGCGCCCAGGGAAGCAGGGCCAAG GTTCCATTAAATAAGGATGCCACCAAAATAAGC ACTGTCCGGGTGATGGGCAATGACATTTCGCATAAGCTGCGGCTCTCTGGCGTTAAGAAGGAGGATGAGGGTATTTATGAATGCAGAGTCACCGACTTTATAGACGACGAAACTCAGGAACATAAAGCCCAGGCCACCTTACGGGTCACAGCCCGCTACAGCCCAGAGATGCAAGCGGCCGAAGCTGTCTCCCACATTCAGAGTAACGGACCCCGCAGGAGCAGCGTGCGCTCCACCCCGGTGCCCGGCTCAGACAAGCGGCGAGTGGCAGAAGCAGGCTCCGGCAGCGAGGCAGGCTCCTCACCCATCCCCGCCTCTGTGTCCCCACCCCCGGGCAACGCAGCCATGATCGGACAGCATACCTCCG GtgggaaaccaacgcagacactaACTTCAG
- the vstm2b gene encoding V-set and transmembrane domain-containing protein 2B isoform X2 — protein sequence MENRGIANILYYLMLNAPLLLCVNAKFLEVPQDVIAKEGDDIEMSCAFRASGTTSYSLEIQWWYLKEAPRELAHELALGAQGSRAKVPLNKDATKISTVRVMGNDISHKLRLSGVKKEDEGIYECRVTDFIDDETQEHKAQATLRVTARYSPEMQAAEAVSHIQSNGPRRSSVRSTPVPGSDKRRVAEAGSGSEAGSSPIPASVSPPPGNAAMIGQHTSGGKPTQTLTSGKVLNPFLLHTHSCLSLC from the exons ATGGAAAATCGCGGGATCGCCAATATTCTCTATTACTTGATGCTAAATGCACCACTTTTGCTCTGTGTTAACG CAAAATTTCTCGAAGTCCCCCAGGATGTGATTGCTAAAGAAGGGGACGACATTGAGATGTCTTGTGCGTTCCGAGCCAGCGGGACCACCTCGTATTCCCTGGAGATCCAGTGGTGGTACCTGAAGGAAGCCCCCCGAGAGCTGGCACACGAGCTGGCACTGGGCGCCCAGGGAAGCAGGGCCAAG GTTCCATTAAATAAGGATGCCACCAAAATAAGC ACTGTCCGGGTGATGGGCAATGACATTTCGCATAAGCTGCGGCTCTCTGGCGTTAAGAAGGAGGATGAGGGTATTTATGAATGCAGAGTCACCGACTTTATAGACGACGAAACTCAGGAACATAAAGCCCAGGCCACCTTACGGGTCACAGCCCGCTACAGCCCAGAGATGCAAGCGGCCGAAGCTGTCTCCCACATTCAGAGTAACGGACCCCGCAGGAGCAGCGTGCGCTCCACCCCGGTGCCCGGCTCAGACAAGCGGCGAGTGGCAGAAGCAGGCTCCGGCAGCGAGGCAGGCTCCTCACCCATCCCCGCCTCTGTGTCCCCACCCCCGGGCAACGCAGCCATGATCGGACAGCATACCTCCG GtgggaaaccaacgcagacactaACTTCAGGTAAG